One part of the Lotus japonicus ecotype B-129 chromosome 2, LjGifu_v1.2 genome encodes these proteins:
- the LOC130736646 gene encoding putative pentatricopeptide repeat-containing protein At1g12700, mitochondrial: MSSTLSRLRRISPFRSNPISLLSFHSHSHFHSVPPSFHNPHDDAVSFFNRLLQMHPIPPIFEYGKILTSLVKMKHYSTAISLSHKMEFTGIKPSLVTLNILINCYCHLGQTTSAFSVLANILKRGYHLDTFTFTTLIKGLCLHGNVQRALQFHDDAVAQGVRLDHVSYGTLINGLCKMGETRAALEFLRQIEGQLIIPNVVMYTTIIDSLGKDKRVSDAFDLYSEMVAKGISPNVFTYSALIYGFCIVGQVKQAVGLLDEMVLKNIYPNDYTFNILVDALCMEGLLKEAKNVLAVMMKQGVKPDVITYNSLMDGYCMVNEVNKAQDVFNTIAQMGVPPNVHSYTIMISGLCKIKKVDEALNLLKQMHSKKIVLNTVTYSSLIDGLCKLGRIFDAWEIVDEMHARGTPPNAIALIKKIEDHGIQPDVHTYTILMDGLCKVGRLKDAQEVFQDILIEGYI; the protein is encoded by the exons ATGTCGTCAACGTTATCAAGATTAAGAAGAATCTCTCCCTTTCGTTCTAACCCCATTTCACTTCTTTCctttcactctcactctcactttcATTCTGTTCCTCCTTCCTTTCACAATCCTCATGATGATGCTGTCTCCTTCTTCAACCGCTTACTCCAAATGCATCCTATCCCACCCATTTTCGAATACGGTAAGATTTTAACTTCCCTCGTTAAGATGAAGCATTATTCCACCGCTATCTCGCTTTCTCACAAAATGGAGTTCACTGGAATCAAGCCAAGCCTTGTTACTCTCAACATCTTGATCAATTGTTACTGCCACCTAGGTCAAACCACTTCCGCATTTTCTGTATTGGCCAACATTCTCAAGCGAGGTTATCACCTAGATACCTTCACCTTCACTACTCTTATTAAAGGTCTCTGTCTTCACGGCAATGTTCAACGAGCACTGCAATTTCATGACGACGCGGTAGCTCAGGGGGTTCGGTTGGATCATGTCAGTTACGGGACGTTGATCAATGGCCTATGTAAAATGGGGGAAACAAGAGCTGCTTTGGAGTTTCTGAGACAGATTGAAGGGCAATTGATTATTCCTAATGTGGTAATGTACACCACAATCATTGATAGCTTGGGCAAAGATAAACGTGTAAGTGATGCTTTTGATTTATATTCGGAAATGGTTGCCAAGGGAATATCTCCTAATGTTTTCACTTACAGTGCTTTAATATATGGCTTCTGCATTGTTGGTCAAGTGAAGCAAGCAGTTGGTTTGTTAGATGAAATGGTATTGAAAAATATCTATCCAAATGATTATACCTTTAATATACTGGTTGATGCTTTATGTATGGAAGGACTGTTGAAGGAAGCTAAAAATGTGTTGGCTGTGATGATGAAACAAGGTGTGAAACCCGATGTTATCACTTATAATTCTTTGATGGATGGGTATTGCATGGTTAATGAAGTGAACAAAGCCCAAGATGTATTCAACACCATCGCCCAAATGGGAGTGCCTCCTAATGTTCATAGCTACACTATCATGATTAGTGGGTTGTGTAAGATTAAAAAGGTGGATGAAGCCTTGAATCTCTTAAAACAAATGCATAGCAAAAAGATAGTTCTTAATACAGTAACCTACAGTTCTCTTATTGATGGTTTGTGCAAATTAGGGAGAATCTTTGATGCTTGGGAGATTGTTGATGAGATGCATGCTAGAGGTACACCACCCAAT GCAATTGCTTTAATCAAGAAAATTGAAGACCATGGTATTCAGCCAGATGTGCACACATACACGATACTTATGGATGGACTATGCAAAGTAGGAAGACTTAAGGATGCTCAAGAGGTTTTTCAGGATATTTTAATTGAAGGCTACATATGA
- the LOC130738354 gene encoding protein MAINTENANCE OF MERISTEMS-like, with translation MGGSDEDSIPPPTVDADVLPPEQGAQGGEEDLIQRLPPFPGGPVELSLLTHYADHKAPWAWHALLRTDERYVDRRQLKVATAGGKVWNLACDGDSDSHRRVRELIEQTGLHQLPYCSYPVTDAGLILALVERWHEETSSFHMPFGEMTITLDDVSALLHLPMGSRFYTPGRGERDECAALCAQLMGGSVGIYEAEFDTNRSQTIRFGVLQTRYEAALAEHRYEDAARIWLVNQLGATLFASKSGGYHTTVYWIGMLEDLGRVCEYAWGAIALATLYDQLSRASRKGTAQMGGFSSLLLGWVYEYLSDRVIIRRADPEYSQDQPRARRWAMSRVGHAGLDERRVMLDELTVDDVIWTPFEDHRAHRPRDPRAMYSGYIRSPFGRVVRRHLPERVLRQFGFIQDVPRHPSEIQTSGSLAETADAAFAEFAPHLRPQGIPATYPGEAVEDYMRWYSAVSHRFIIPDDRREEFSAVTVMRRAVDLLEQSLEVPDAPAEGTHSRSLTERALDLIRSNAFIGTQGVAFAAVRGARAAGGRGRGDRARGGRGRGGRARGEGAPAEGALAEGARGGRGRGGRARGPRGRRGAGRGRGE, from the exons atgggaggatctgacgaggatagtattcctccgcctactgttgatgctgatgtcctgccgccagagcagggggcacagggtggcgaggaggacctgatccagaggttgccgccgtttccgggggggcctgttgagctatcgctcctcacccattatgctgatcacaaggctccttgggcgtggcatgcactcctacgcacagacgagcggtatgtggaccgtcgacagttgaaggtggccacagctggggggaaggtttggaaccttgcttgtgatggtgattcagacagtcacaggcgggttcgagagttgattgagcagacgggtcttcatcagctaccctattgcagctacccggtgacagatgcaggccttattttggcccttgtggagcgatggcatgaggagactagtagcttccacatgccgtttggggagatgactatcaccttggacgacgtgtcggctcttctccatctccccatggggtcgaggttctatacgcctgggaggggggagagggacgagtgtgcagcgctctgtgctcagttgatgggaggatctgttggtatttatgaggctgagtttgatacgaataggtcccagactattcgctttggggtcttgcagacccggtatgaggctgcgttggcgg agcaccgatatgaggacgctgcacggatttggctggtgaaccagctaggcgccacgctctttgctagcaagagcggaggctaccatacgaccgtctactggatagggatgttggaggatcttggtcgagtgtgcgagtacgcgtggggcgcgattgcgctcgctacgctatacgaccagcttagtcgagcgtccaggaaggggacggcccagatgggaggttttagctcgctcctgctaggatgggtctacgagtacctttctgaccgcgtcattatccgtagggcggatccggagtactcgcaggaccagcctagggcgcggcggtgggctatgtcccgggtcgggcatgcaggccttgatgagaggcgagtcatgctcgatgagctgacggtggatgacgttatatggaccccatttgaggaccatcgggctcatcgaccacgggatccgagggccatgtattctggctacatccggtcgccatttggccgtgttgttcgacggcatctaccagagagggttctgcgccagtttggcttcatacaggatgtccctcgacacccctctgagatccagacgtctgggtcccttgctgagaccgcagatgctgcctttgctgagtttgcgccgcacctccgccctcaggggatccccgctacatatccgggagaggctgtggaggattacatgaggtggtacagcgctgtgtcccatcggttcatcatccctgatgataggagggaggagttcagtgcggtg actgttatgcgtcgggccgtggacttgttggagcagtcactcgaggtgccagatgctcctgcagagggcacgcattcccgatccctcactgagagggcgctggatcttattagatccaatgccttcattggtacccagggggtagcctttgctgctgtccgaggagctagagctgcaggaggcagaggtcgtggagacagagcgcgtggaggcagaggccgtggaggcagagcccgtggagagggtgcTCCTGCAGAGGGTGCTCTTGCAGAGGgtgcgcgtggaggcagaggccgtggaggcagagcccgtggacctagaggtcgtagaggggccggtaggggtcggggcgagtga